The following proteins are co-located in the Acidobacteriota bacterium genome:
- a CDS encoding PfkB family carbohydrate kinase gives MPTKQAPAEARLLELIDRMAGQPVALMADLVADRFITGSPKRISREAPVLILRHDEERVEPGGGANAAANVAALGGRALLVGVVGDDPNGRDLLAALERKGVATDGVWTKKGYSTPTKVRVLGGDPHGIKQQIVRFDIERPLDLNPEDLAALGERHQALRQQAPRVAIISDYGYGGAAPEQVHRLRELVGPQGTVLCDSRYRLAEFGGSDGVIDGATPNAEEADGLFGSAIGDTPESLCPAGHQMRRDLAVRWLLITRGSRGMSLFEADGSAHLPIHGTSQVADVTGAGDTVIGTLALALAAGATPVESTLLANYAGGIVVMKMGTATASPDELRRAVRRDPRPREELRWDA, from the coding sequence ATGCCGACTAAGCAAGCTCCGGCGGAGGCACGGCTCCTGGAGCTGATCGACCGCATGGCAGGGCAACCGGTGGCGCTGATGGCGGATCTGGTGGCAGACCGCTTTATCACCGGCTCGCCGAAGCGCATTAGCCGGGAGGCCCCGGTGTTGATCCTGCGCCACGACGAAGAGCGGGTAGAGCCCGGCGGTGGCGCCAACGCCGCCGCCAATGTCGCCGCCCTCGGCGGCAGAGCGCTGCTGGTCGGCGTGGTGGGCGACGACCCGAACGGCCGGGATCTACTGGCGGCGCTGGAGCGCAAGGGCGTCGCGACGGACGGCGTGTGGACAAAAAAAGGCTACTCCACCCCCACCAAGGTCCGCGTCCTAGGCGGCGACCCGCACGGCATCAAGCAGCAGATCGTGCGCTTCGACATCGAACGCCCCCTCGACTTGAACCCAGAGGATCTGGCAGCCCTCGGCGAGCGGCACCAGGCTCTCCGGCAGCAGGCGCCGCGGGTGGCGATCATCAGCGACTACGGCTACGGCGGCGCCGCGCCGGAGCAGGTTCACCGCCTGCGCGAGCTGGTCGGCCCGCAAGGCACCGTGCTGTGCGACAGCCGCTACCGCCTCGCCGAGTTCGGCGGTTCGGACGGAGTGATCGACGGCGCCACCCCAAACGCCGAGGAAGCGGACGGCCTATTCGGTTCCGCCATCGGCGACACCCCGGAGAGCCTCTGCCCGGCGGGCCATCAAATGCGCCGGGACCTGGCGGTACGCTGGCTGTTGATCACCCGCGGCTCCCGCGGCATGAGCCTGTTCGAAGCGGACGGCTCGGCCCATTTGCCGATCCACGGCACCAGCCAGGTGGCGGACGTCACCGGTGCCGGCGATACGGTGATCGGTACCCTTGCCCTGGCCTTGGCCGCCGGCGCCACCCCCGTTGAAAGCACCCTGCTGGCGAACTACGCCGGCGGCATCGTGGTGATGAAGATGGGCACCGCCACCGCCTCGCCGGACGAACTGCGCCGGGCCGTCCGGCGCGATCCACGGCCTCGCGAGGAGCTGCGATGGGACGCGTGA
- a CDS encoding sigma-70 family RNA polymerase sigma factor, which yields MTSQAAIQHQKGWDFEVAAMPFVDALFNTAYRMTRNSEDAEDLVQETYLKAYKYYDKFEEGTNFKAWLFKIMKNTFINSYRKKQQAPPQSDFADIEDSFETQVNEDLSPRIKNPEQELLENVLDEHLQRALDDLPPDYRMVVLLADLEGFAYKEIAEILEVPVGTVMSRLYRGRRLLEAAMLKYARERGYLKEDGQPSKMRSRSGDSAKSPESS from the coding sequence ATGACCAGTCAAGCCGCCATCCAGCACCAGAAAGGTTGGGATTTCGAAGTGGCGGCCATGCCTTTTGTGGACGCACTTTTCAACACCGCCTACCGCATGACCCGGAATTCCGAGGATGCAGAGGATCTGGTGCAGGAGACCTATCTCAAGGCCTACAAGTATTACGACAAGTTCGAGGAGGGGACCAACTTCAAGGCGTGGCTGTTCAAAATAATGAAGAACACCTTCATCAACAGCTACCGCAAGAAGCAGCAGGCTCCTCCCCAGAGTGACTTCGCGGACATCGAGGACTCCTTCGAGACGCAGGTGAACGAGGACCTTTCGCCGCGCATCAAGAACCCGGAACAGGAGCTCCTCGAAAACGTTCTCGACGAGCATCTCCAGCGAGCCCTCGACGACCTGCCGCCGGACTACCGCATGGTTGTGCTGCTCGCGGACCTGGAAGGTTTCGCCTACAAGGAGATCGCCGAGATCCTGGAAGTTCCGGTTGGCACGGTGATGAGCCGGCTGTACCGCGGCCGCCGGCTCCTCGAAGCCGCGATGCTCAAGTATGCGCGCGAGCGGGGCTATCTGAAGGAAGACGGACAACCCTCCAAAATGCGCAGTCGTTCCGGGGATTCGGCAAAATCTCCAGAGTCTTCTTGA
- a CDS encoding zf-HC2 domain-containing protein — MDCKQVWKDVYLFFDDEMERPLRVSYEEHLGRCPKCYQSVSYKQKVLLIFRTRCGRRPAPNGLRRRILVSLPHRQKASTAEN; from the coding sequence ATGGACTGCAAGCAGGTGTGGAAGGACGTCTATCTGTTCTTTGACGACGAGATGGAGCGGCCCCTGCGGGTTTCCTACGAAGAGCATCTAGGCCGCTGCCCGAAGTGCTACCAGTCGGTCAGCTACAAGCAGAAGGTCCTGCTGATTTTCCGCACCCGCTGCGGCCGACGGCCGGCGCCCAACGGCCTCCGTCGCCGCATTCTGGTCAGTCTTCCTCATCGCCAAAAAGCTTCCACAGCAGAAAACTGA
- a CDS encoding TlpA disulfide reductase family protein produces the protein MNSAILLLGLAMAALAPSGAAQEIRLNGLGGEILTEADLDQKTTIIIFWASWSPRGRDVVDRVNGIAQRWGGQARVITVNFQEDRETVAGFLQGKRLSVPVFLDLDASFSKKYSRPDLPALVVLEGRNPVLRVRMPDDPNAEIAQVLG, from the coding sequence TTGAACTCCGCGATCCTGTTGCTGGGGTTGGCGATGGCTGCGCTGGCGCCTTCCGGTGCGGCACAGGAGATCCGACTGAACGGACTCGGCGGAGAGATCCTGACCGAAGCGGATCTCGACCAGAAGACCACCATCATCATCTTCTGGGCCTCCTGGTCGCCGCGCGGCCGTGACGTGGTGGACCGCGTCAACGGCATCGCCCAGCGCTGGGGCGGGCAGGCGCGGGTGATCACGGTGAATTTCCAGGAAGACCGCGAGACGGTGGCCGGTTTTCTCCAGGGTAAGCGGTTGAGCGTGCCGGTGTTTCTCGACCTGGACGCTTCCTTCTCGAAGAAGTACTCGCGGCCAGATCTTCCGGCACTGGTGGTGCTCGAGGGGCGCAATCCGGTTTTGCGAGTGCGTATGCCGGACGATCCGAATGCCGAGATCGCCCAGGTTCTGGGCTGA
- a CDS encoding peptidoglycan DD-metalloendopeptidase family protein produces MARASETPSRRLLFWFRLVVPLALLAIAISLLASTERLTDFADSSFPLATIPVFDSSLAGMDPAPVLDLEELRIPLQLALESGGTLGGLLQTGGLEPAEARRAIEVLGEYVDVRRLRPGQTVSFFLGDEERPDAVSLRVEDRGRVHLARAGEGWDPSWEPFERTVQTRTVQGVLTGALETAIVSGGGSSRLAFKMAEVLQWDLDFHRDLRTGDRFEVLYEEVVLDGSYAGLGNILALRYVNAGRELEAYRYGEDNGYYGPDGRPLEKMFLRSPLTYSRITSRFNLRRFHPVLKRYRPHYGVDYGTPVGTPVRATAGGVVTFAGWNKGGGKVVKVRHANSFLTAYLHLSRFAKGIAPGRRVSQGEVVAYSGNTGLSTGPHLDYRVQHRGKWIDPLSLKNVPAQPIPVAEVESFYAWRDLCRTSLEEGIGLPPEESLRRALQLAAEDDSPSPTATPAPSSSSVSAGR; encoded by the coding sequence ATGGCTCGAGCTTCCGAAACTCCTTCGCGGCGGCTTCTGTTCTGGTTTCGTCTCGTCGTCCCCCTCGCACTGCTGGCCATCGCGATTTCGTTGCTCGCCTCGACGGAGCGGCTGACGGACTTCGCCGACTCGTCTTTCCCGCTGGCCACCATCCCTGTCTTCGATAGCTCATTGGCGGGAATGGATCCGGCACCGGTACTCGACCTCGAAGAGCTCCGGATACCGCTTCAGCTCGCCTTGGAGAGTGGCGGCACTTTGGGCGGTTTGCTGCAAACCGGTGGTTTGGAACCGGCCGAGGCCCGGCGGGCCATTGAGGTGTTGGGGGAGTACGTCGACGTTCGGCGGCTGCGGCCGGGCCAGACGGTTTCCTTTTTCCTCGGCGACGAGGAACGGCCGGATGCTGTTTCCCTGCGGGTCGAAGACCGCGGACGGGTCCACCTCGCCCGGGCGGGCGAAGGCTGGGATCCGAGCTGGGAGCCCTTTGAGCGGACAGTGCAAACGCGCACCGTCCAGGGCGTGCTCACCGGCGCATTGGAAACGGCGATCGTCAGCGGCGGCGGATCCAGTCGTCTGGCCTTCAAGATGGCCGAAGTGCTGCAATGGGATCTCGACTTCCATCGCGACCTGCGGACCGGCGATCGCTTCGAGGTGCTCTACGAAGAGGTGGTTCTGGACGGCTCATATGCTGGTTTGGGGAACATCCTGGCCTTGCGCTACGTCAATGCCGGCCGGGAACTGGAAGCCTATCGCTACGGTGAGGACAACGGCTACTACGGCCCCGATGGGCGACCCCTCGAGAAGATGTTCTTGCGCTCACCGCTCACCTATTCCCGTATCACCAGTCGCTTCAATCTCCGGCGATTCCACCCGGTGCTCAAGCGCTACCGGCCGCACTACGGGGTCGACTATGGAACCCCCGTCGGCACCCCGGTGCGGGCGACCGCCGGTGGCGTGGTGACCTTCGCCGGCTGGAACAAGGGCGGTGGCAAGGTAGTCAAGGTGCGCCACGCCAACAGTTTCCTGACGGCCTACTTGCATCTTTCCCGCTTCGCCAAGGGCATCGCTCCCGGGCGGCGGGTCTCCCAGGGCGAGGTGGTGGCCTACTCCGGCAACACGGGTCTCTCCACCGGTCCCCACCTCGATTACCGGGTACAGCACCGGGGCAAGTGGATCGATCCGCTCTCCTTGAAGAACGTGCCGGCGCAGCCCATTCCGGTGGCCGAGGTGGAGTCCTTCTACGCCTGGCGCGATCTATGCCGAACGAGCCTCGAAGAGGGCATCGGACTGCCGCCGGAAGAGTCCCTTCGCCGTGCCCTTCAGCTCGCTGCGGAAGATGACTCGCCATCGCCCACCGCCACTCCGGCGCCGTCTTCCTCCTCGGTCTCCGCCGGTCGCTGA
- a CDS encoding helix-turn-helix transcriptional regulator has translation MALPLDTGQVALVGQTLRRLRKRRGLSQDEMALRIGIGSADLVRMEKGRCRVALDTLISISQELGIGVWELFEDGENQANAPAAGHQRGRFRETRTGEVEEFVAFRRLRS, from the coding sequence ATGGCACTGCCCCTTGACACTGGACAGGTTGCTCTAGTCGGGCAGACCCTTCGCCGCCTGCGCAAGCGCCGAGGTCTGAGCCAGGACGAGATGGCCCTGCGAATCGGTATCGGATCCGCGGATCTGGTGCGCATGGAAAAGGGTCGGTGCCGGGTAGCCCTCGACACCCTGATCTCGATTTCGCAGGAGCTGGGGATTGGCGTTTGGGAACTCTTCGAGGACGGAGAGAACCAGGCCAACGCGCCTGCGGCGGGCCACCAGAGAGGACGTTTCCGCGAGACGCGCACCGGGGAGGTCGAAGAGTTCGTTGCCTTTCGGCGGCTGCGATCTTGA
- a CDS encoding tetratricopeptide repeat protein produces the protein MISTSPRYEDLRDRGNAAVIAGDHRSAHALLTRAYDEACQIGAAALVDRARCNQAAVAIELREGDDSLPELRQILMRNGHPRSGDPENCFLAAYAIARYYEMAKDYRKGLFYAQIARDRADAVERSDWGASALNRIGNLLLARSFTEEASEAYALALDRLERLPEGESVRRGQILDNLGYCRVLQGNLRTGLRLLYRSLRSLRRLGAREALVSVHLDLCFGHLEAQRPKIALRHGEKALALAEALGIDEAIKNSLYLLGEAHVLTGAPAAGHQCFSRLERFYPEAPTVSDFLAKIDVRRMINLKA, from the coding sequence GTGATCTCGACTTCCCCCAGATACGAGGATCTCCGCGATCGCGGCAATGCCGCCGTCATCGCCGGTGACCATCGCTCGGCGCACGCACTCCTGACCCGTGCCTACGACGAGGCGTGCCAAATCGGCGCCGCTGCCCTCGTCGACCGGGCCCGCTGCAACCAGGCCGCCGTCGCCATCGAGCTGCGTGAAGGGGACGACTCGCTGCCGGAGCTACGCCAGATCTTGATGCGCAACGGCCATCCGCGCTCCGGCGATCCCGAGAACTGCTTCTTGGCGGCGTACGCCATCGCCCGCTACTACGAGATGGCGAAGGACTACCGCAAGGGTCTGTTTTACGCCCAGATCGCCCGCGACCGGGCGGATGCAGTCGAGCGTTCCGACTGGGGCGCCTCGGCTTTGAACCGCATCGGCAACCTCCTGCTGGCCCGCAGCTTCACCGAAGAGGCCTCCGAGGCCTACGCCCTGGCCCTCGACCGGTTGGAGCGCCTGCCGGAAGGCGAAAGCGTTAGGCGCGGGCAGATCCTCGACAACCTGGGCTACTGCCGCGTTCTCCAAGGCAATCTTCGAACCGGGCTACGACTGCTCTACCGGAGCCTGCGCTCCCTTCGCCGGCTGGGGGCCCGCGAGGCCCTCGTGTCGGTGCATCTCGATCTATGCTTTGGCCATCTTGAAGCCCAGCGGCCGAAGATCGCCCTGCGCCACGGTGAGAAGGCCCTCGCCCTGGCAGAGGCTCTGGGGATCGACGAAGCGATCAAGAACTCGCTCTATCTACTCGGAGAGGCACACGTCTTGACCGGCGCCCCCGCCGCCGGTCACCAATGCTTCTCGCGCCTCGAACGCTTCTATCCGGAAGCGCCGACCGTATCCGACTTCCTGGCGAAAATCGACGTGCGCCGGATGATCAATCTCAAGGCGTGA
- a CDS encoding helix-turn-helix transcriptional regulator, whose translation MPIPSKTAQTKTRQVQLVGQKIRQLRKERRLTQTELSSRIGIQQSDLSRMEKGEYRVSLDTLFRILAEFRMGIGEFFDDLNQESITPQDVQLVRQFRLLDEDAQREVEEFIAFKQRQRKDPGRVMETES comes from the coding sequence ATGCCGATTCCGTCCAAAACCGCCCAAACCAAGACCCGACAGGTGCAGCTCGTCGGTCAAAAAATTCGCCAGCTCCGCAAGGAGCGGCGTCTCACCCAGACGGAGCTTTCTTCGCGCATCGGCATTCAGCAGTCGGATCTGTCGCGCATGGAAAAGGGTGAATACCGAGTCAGCCTTGACACCCTGTTTCGCATCCTCGCCGAGTTTAGGATGGGCATCGGCGAGTTTTTCGACGACCTCAACCAAGAATCGATCACCCCACAGGACGTACAGCTTGTGCGGCAGTTTCGCCTGCTTGACGAAGACGCTCAGCGCGAGGTCGAGGAGTTCATTGCCTTCAAGCAGCGTCAGCGCAAGGACCCCGGCCGGGTGATGGAGACCGAATCGTGA
- a CDS encoding ABC transporter permease, with protein MAGYFFLLKELVKRDFKGRYAGSVLGFVWSLVQPVWLLLLFTFVFATVMKISLAGERTDNFGIFLFCGLLPWMAIHEGVLRSTTAITDSSELVKKLRFPSEILVLSVVLAALLHQFIALGVFALVLALTGSLSWGSLPLLVPAILLQTAIALGLGLCLSSIHVFFRDTSQLLGMGFNAWFYLTPIVYPLSLVPERFTAWIELNPLTPLVDLFRRALLGSDWPPAGPMIGLTAFALALLAIGFWIFRTLKDAFVDEI; from the coding sequence ATGGCCGGCTATTTCTTTCTCCTCAAAGAACTCGTCAAGCGGGATTTCAAGGGCCGCTACGCCGGCTCCGTGCTGGGCTTCGTGTGGTCGCTGGTTCAGCCCGTTTGGCTGCTCCTGTTGTTCACCTTCGTCTTCGCCACGGTGATGAAAATCTCCCTGGCGGGAGAACGCACGGACAACTTCGGCATTTTCCTGTTTTGCGGCCTGCTGCCCTGGATGGCGATCCACGAGGGCGTGCTGCGCTCGACCACCGCCATCACGGACAGCTCCGAGTTGGTCAAGAAGCTGCGCTTTCCGTCCGAGATTCTGGTGCTGTCGGTGGTCCTGGCGGCTTTGCTCCACCAGTTCATTGCCCTCGGCGTTTTTGCGCTGGTGTTGGCCCTGACCGGCTCCCTGAGCTGGGGATCGCTGCCGCTTCTGGTGCCGGCGATCCTGCTGCAGACGGCCATCGCCCTCGGCTTGGGGTTGTGTCTTTCCTCGATTCACGTCTTCTTTCGCGACACCTCTCAGCTTCTCGGTATGGGCTTCAATGCTTGGTTCTACCTCACCCCCATCGTCTATCCGCTCAGTCTGGTGCCGGAGCGATTCACCGCTTGGATCGAGCTCAACCCCTTGACGCCGCTGGTCGACCTCTTCCGGCGCGCCCTCCTCGGTTCCGACTGGCCGCCGGCCGGCCCGATGATCGGCCTGACGGCTTTCGCTCTCGCCCTGCTGGCGATTGGTTTCTGGATCTTCCGCACCCTGAAAGATGCCTTCGTCGACGAAATCTAG
- a CDS encoding VCBS repeat-containing protein codes for MTPSFQCLKLRWLLVALGAILAMSACSQAPNPQTGATAPPPAAAPEAAPAAEPAAEEEEGEEEALIRRFGVGVEGGTARRKAMERERFEPPDGIWKVDENEREYFLREIPKDAERWYWTDQSKTSVRYGFDFYEVAEERPETLVVKSYRPMPSKVRGQPDLEAIAATLDSMKVEVKSEDRLTFTDFGIGLPQRGQWRNGFDVADMNGDGFLDILHGPPRKFGGIGPVIFLGDGAGSWQIWSDAKFPSGLMSYGDAAAADFNGDGVMDVAFGLHVQGVVAAVGDGNGRFSLWSEGIDIQFPGRGDDASGFSSRAIETADWNGDGKVDILALGEGPRPESDGRSPSGLAASSSFGTAIFLNHGDGTWQRLDQGLDFGQVFGDAIDVADFNGDARIDFVTSTSTRGERKLLNLGSTDGKWQIVALEGVRPGSYVRSVAAEDFDSDGRVDLALSYILRVGDEWWSGLDILYGRGEVNEWERRTLMAEASRNSVFAIATGNLDGDGGPDLIALTRDGDTHVFLGDGAGGLVREESPEIAAAPGDCRGYHVALADLDGDGRDEFIEAFAGEPSAFAAPDRCPSRGLMRAWDWEPASAAK; via the coding sequence ATGACCCCGTCTTTTCAATGCCTGAAGCTCCGTTGGCTGCTGGTCGCCCTGGGCGCCATTCTGGCGATGTCCGCCTGTAGCCAAGCTCCCAATCCACAGACGGGGGCGACGGCCCCGCCGCCCGCCGCTGCTCCGGAAGCGGCACCCGCTGCCGAACCGGCCGCCGAGGAAGAGGAGGGAGAAGAAGAGGCCTTGATCCGCCGCTTCGGTGTCGGGGTCGAGGGCGGCACGGCTCGCCGCAAGGCGATGGAGCGGGAGCGTTTCGAGCCGCCGGATGGAATTTGGAAGGTGGATGAGAACGAGAGGGAGTACTTCTTGCGGGAAATCCCGAAAGATGCCGAAAGGTGGTATTGGACGGACCAAAGCAAAACCTCCGTTCGCTACGGCTTTGACTTTTATGAGGTGGCGGAGGAGCGGCCCGAAACCCTAGTGGTCAAGAGCTACCGGCCGATGCCCAGCAAGGTGCGAGGGCAACCCGACCTGGAGGCCATCGCCGCCACCCTCGACTCGATGAAGGTCGAGGTGAAGAGCGAGGATCGGTTGACCTTCACGGACTTTGGAATCGGTCTTCCCCAGCGTGGTCAGTGGCGCAACGGATTCGATGTCGCGGACATGAACGGGGACGGCTTCCTCGACATTCTCCATGGGCCGCCGCGGAAGTTCGGTGGCATCGGACCGGTGATCTTTCTCGGTGACGGCGCCGGCAGTTGGCAGATTTGGTCCGATGCGAAGTTTCCTTCCGGCTTGATGTCCTATGGCGACGCCGCGGCGGCGGATTTCAATGGCGACGGCGTGATGGATGTCGCCTTCGGCCTCCACGTGCAGGGAGTGGTGGCGGCCGTCGGTGATGGCAACGGCCGATTTTCGCTGTGGAGCGAGGGCATCGACATCCAGTTCCCAGGACGCGGAGACGATGCCAGCGGATTTTCCTCACGTGCCATAGAGACTGCCGATTGGAACGGTGACGGAAAGGTGGACATCCTGGCCCTTGGTGAGGGGCCGCGGCCGGAGAGCGACGGGCGAAGTCCTTCAGGGTTGGCGGCCTCTTCCTCCTTTGGCACGGCGATTTTCCTCAACCACGGTGATGGAACCTGGCAGCGCTTGGACCAGGGTCTGGATTTTGGTCAGGTCTTCGGCGATGCGATCGATGTGGCGGATTTCAACGGCGATGCGCGGATCGATTTTGTGACCTCCACCAGCACCCGCGGTGAGCGGAAGCTTCTGAACCTCGGTTCGACGGACGGAAAGTGGCAGATCGTCGCCCTCGAGGGAGTGCGCCCCGGATCCTATGTTCGCTCCGTGGCCGCCGAGGACTTTGACTCCGACGGGAGAGTGGATCTAGCGCTGTCCTACATCTTGCGGGTCGGTGACGAGTGGTGGTCGGGGCTGGACATTCTCTACGGGCGTGGTGAAGTGAACGAATGGGAGCGTAGGACCCTCATGGCGGAGGCGAGCCGCAACAGTGTCTTCGCCATAGCCACCGGCAACCTGGATGGCGACGGAGGACCGGATTTGATTGCCTTGACCCGCGATGGCGATACCCATGTTTTCTTGGGCGATGGAGCGGGCGGTCTGGTGCGCGAGGAGTCGCCCGAGATCGCAGCGGCGCCCGGTGATTGTCGCGGATATCACGTCGCCTTGGCCGATCTCGATGGAGACGGTCGGGATGAGTTCATCGAAGCTTTCGCTGGCGAACCCTCCGCTTTCGCGGCTCCTGACCGTTGCCCCTCCCGTGGCTTGATGCGCGCCTGGGACTGGGAGCCCGCTTCCGCCGCCAAGTAA